A single genomic interval of Musa acuminata AAA Group cultivar baxijiao chromosome BXJ3-4, Cavendish_Baxijiao_AAA, whole genome shotgun sequence harbors:
- the LOC135636454 gene encoding receptor-like protein EIX2 — MATDNVYVLFYLLAFLCIQLIKPNVCDGALTLGCIPAERSALLEFKRGLKDPTNRLSSWVGEDCCKWEGVTCSNHTGHVVKLDLQNPHPFSDFGDEPYNNWTLGGELRPYLLGLKHLKYLDLSMNNFGRINIPEFMGSFHQLQYLNLSRAGLGGLLPHQLGNLSNLQYLDLYNDLDPSFVVPVREFSIGDALWISHLSSLKHLNLNSVNFQNATHWVEALNMLPSIVEIYLSECAIGRVPLSLPHVNFTSLSVLDLSENFINSTMPSWLSNISGLEHLDLNGNFLQGNIPPTFGNLASLKELNLAYNSLRGGIPTSFKNLCKLQNLILSGINISKDLLELDEIFSGCIKMSLENLGLSGTNISGQLPEWLFQLRKLKVLYLGLNLISGPIPVSIGQLASLQELYLGVNQLNETIPESVWWLSQLVVLDLGHNNLEGVMSEAHFGNLTELKYLSLSSNSLALKVKSNWLPPFRLESLLMGSCKLGPEFPAWLQSQINISEIVMSNASIIDAMPNWFWSLISTAEYVSVSGNQISGHVPNLLHLNNLYGLDLSSNYLEGPLPYFPPGLELLDLSNNSFSGTISLVISTNMSNLVYLSFSENNLSGEIPFSICKLSVLEVLDLSKNMLSGELPSCWNDSSSIEVIDFSSNSISGVIPESICSIEWLRSLHLSNNNLSGELPLSLKDCGKLILLDAGHNDLKGEIPTWIGESLTSLRFLNLRSNMLAGDIPPNLSRLSALQMLDLADNELSGTIPRSFGNFTAMKIIGNFSNWMTDEIRYKEQMFITTKGNTQAYDGSLSLMNILDLSDNNLSGGVPEELTSLFGLFSLNLSGNHFTGEIIENISKLRQLESLDLSRNNFSGTIPSSLIALTYLGHLNLSYNNLSGEIPLGNQLLTFNASSYIGNPGLCGLPLNQSCNVSETTRGQSNPDDRDENEMIWFYTSMAPGFDVGFWAVWGTLILNKNWNLYYFRFIDNMLDKVYVFTVLKVSRIRKRCCSQQG; from the coding sequence ATGGCTACAGACAATGTCTACGTTCTCTTCTACTTATTGGCCTTCCTATGCATTCAACTGATAAAACCCAACGTCTGCGACGGAGCTCTAACCTTAGGCTGCATCCCTGCCGAGAGAAGTGCTCTACTTGAGTTCAAACGAGGCCTGAAAGATCCTACCAACAGGCTGTCCTCTTGGGTGGGTGAAGACTGCTGCAAATGGGAGGGTGTGACGTGCAGCAATCATACTGGGCATGTCGTCAAGCTGGACCTCCAGAATCCGCATCCTTTCTCAGATTTTGGTGACGAGCCATACAACAACTGGACCTTAGGAGGTGAGTTGAGGCCTTATTTACTTGGTCTGAAACACCTGAAGTACCTGGACCTAAGCATGAACAATTTTGGACGCATTAATATTCCAGAATTCATGGGGTCATTCCATCAACTCCAATATCTTAACCTCTCCAGAGCTGGATTGGGTGGACTCCTCCCTCACCAGCTGGGAAATCTCTCCAATCTGCAGTATCTAGACTTATACAATGACTTGGATCCCAGTTTTGTGGTTCCGGTCCGTGAATTTAGCATTGGTGATGCACTCTGGATTTCTCACCTTTCTTCTCTAAAGCATCTCAACCTGAACAGTGTTAACTTTCAAAATGCTACTCACTGGGTGGAAGCTCTGAACATGCTTCCTTCTATCGTGGAGATATACTTATCCGAATGTGCAATTGGACGTGTTCCCCTCTCTCTTCCACATGTGAACTTTACATCACTGTCTGTTCTTGATTTGTCAGAAAATTTCATTAACTCTACGATGCCCTCTTGGTTATCCAACATAAGTGGCCTTGAGCACCTTGATCTCAATGGGAATTTCCTTCAGGGTAATATTCCACCGACCTTTGGTAACTTGGCTTCCCTCAAGGAACTTAATTTAGCTTACAATTCTCTTCGAGGAGGAATACCCACTTCCTTCAAAAATCTGTGCAAGTTGCAGAATTTAATATTGTCAGGCATCAATATCAGCAAAGATTTATTAGAACTCGATGAAATTTTCTCTGGTTGCATCAAGATGAGCTTAGAGAATCTGGGCTTATCCGGAACGAATATTAGTGGGCAGCTGCCTGAATGGTTATTCCAACTCAGGAAGCTTAAAGTACTCTATTTGGGGTTGAATCTGATTTCTGGTCCTATTCCTGTATCAATTGGacaactagcatcactccaaGAGCTCTATCTTGGGGTAAATCAGTTGAACGAAACTATACCAGAAAGTGTCTGGTGGCTATCTCAGCTAGTCGTTTTGGACCTTGGGCACAACAATTTGGAGGGTGTAATGTCTGAGGCGCATTTTGGAAACCTCACAGAATTGAAATATTTGTCTTTGTCGTCCAACTCCTTGGCTCTAAAGGTCAAAAGCAATTGGCTTCCTCCCTTCCGGCTAGAATCCCTTCTGATGGGCTCCTGCAAACTGGGTCCTGAGTTCCCTGCATGGCTCCAGTCGCAAATAAATATTTCAgaaattgttatgtctaatgctagtATTATTGATGCTATGCCAAACTGGTTTTGGAGCTTAATTTCCACAGCAGAGTACGTGAGTGTCTCCGGCAATCAGATCAGTGGCCACGTACCCAATTTATTGCATTTAAACAACCTCTACGGGTTGGATTTAAGTTCAAACTACTTGGAGGGTCCTCTTCCATATTTTCCTCCTGGATTGGAATTATTAGATCTGTCAAACAATTCATTTTCAGGAACAATTTCACTTGTCATCTCCACGAATATGTCTAACCTCGTGTATTTATCATTTTCAGAAAACAATTTAAGTGGTGAAATTCCCTTCTCTATATGCAAACTGTCGGTTTTAGAGGTTCTTGatctttcaaaaaatatgttATCAGGAGAGCTCCCGAGTTGCTGGAATGATTCTTCCTCAATTGAAGTTATAGATTTTTCAAGCAACAGCATATCTGGAGTTATTCCTGAGTCAATATGTTCCATAGAATGGCTTCGGTCGTTGCACTTGAGCAATAACAATCTATCTGGAGAGCTGCCTTTGTCCTTGAAGGATTGTGGGAAATTAATCCTTCTTGATGCCggacataatgatttgaaaggtGAAATTCCAACCTGGATAGGTGAAAGTTTAACTAGTCTGAGGTTCCTCAATCTGCGATCAAATATGTTGGCCGGAGATATTCCTCCAAATCTTTCAAGATTGAGTGCTCTCCAAATGCTCGACCTTGCAGACAATGAGCTATCGGGAACTATTCCAAGGAGCTTTGGAAATTTTACTGCCATGAAAATTATTGGAAATTTTTCAAATTGGATGACTGATGAAATTAGATACAAGGAGCAGATGTTTATAACAACTAAAGGAAACACTCAAGCGTATGATGGGTCGCTTTCACTTATGAATATTTTGGATCTCTCAGACAATAATCTATCTGGAGGAGTACCTGAAGAACTAACAAGTCTTTTTGGCTTATTCAGCTTAAATTTATCTGGAAATCATTTCACTGGAGAAATCATTGAAAATATTAGTAAATTGCGACAGTTGGAGTCCCTTGACTTATCAAGGAACAACTTTTCTGGCACGATTCCTTCTAGCCTCATTGCCCTAACTTATTTGGGTCACTTGAACCTCTCATACAACAACTTGTCAGGAGAAATACCTCTTGGCAATCAACTTCTGACCTTCAATGCATCTAGCTATATCGGCAATCCTGGTCTTTGTGGGCTTCCTCTGAATCAAAGTTGCAATGTCAGTGAGACAACACGAGGTCAAAGTAATCCAGATGATAGAGATGAGAATGAGATGATATGGTTCTACACGAGCATGGCACCAGGATTTGATGTTGGTTTCTGGGCAgtctggggtaccttaatacttaacaagaattggaacctTTACTACTTCCGATTTATAGACAACATGCTTGACAAAGTATATGTGTTTACCGTACTGAAAGTTTCTAGGATCAGAAAACGTTGTTGTTCCCAGCAAGGATGA